A single window of Chloracidobacterium sp. DNA harbors:
- the asnB gene encoding asparagine synthase (glutamine-hydrolyzing), whose product MCGITGWINLQRSEKNHNESVLHQMCERIVHRGPNSEGIWMDDTVALGMRRLSIIDLQTGDQPVFSEDRSVVVMMNGELYNYREVRAELEKKGHTFTTQSDTEILPHLYEEYGEDLVDHLNGMYAFSLWDTRKRKLIIARDRFGEKPLYYGVFDGKLIYGSEPKALLAHPAVKPELNLDALRQYLSYDYVPAPNSIYKGISKLPAAHIMVVENGEIKTRRYWNMTWDKSPTNFSLSTASLGSDSVKGTLEAGSTNLSLSDKARELKDLLSDAVRMRLVADVPLGILLSGGIDSSAVAAFAVEHATERVKTFSIGFEEDSFDESKYARMVARHLNTEHYEEKLSATTAGDLIGDIGTWLDEPLSDGSLIPTLLLAQFVRKHVTVALGGDGGDEIFAGYPMYYAHKVAKTYTSIPRFLRAGLIEPVVRRLPVSTKNMSFDYKAKRFVRAANLGSVERHHSWFGSFSLDEQQHLLTAEILGSSDGDIYRGPREMLALCDAADEIEQMQFLDINYYMAEDILTKVDRAAMAVSLETRAPFLDPRVAQFAATLPLDYKLNGKNGKFILKQSVESLLPREILDRPKKGFGIPVAEWLKGRLNPLMHDLLAPERLKLQGLFEPEYVARLIREHETGRASHHKQLWTLLVFQLWYDNFLA is encoded by the coding sequence ATGTGCGGCATCACCGGTTGGATAAACCTCCAACGATCTGAAAAAAACCACAATGAATCGGTTCTGCATCAGATGTGCGAGCGGATCGTGCATCGCGGACCTAATTCCGAGGGGATCTGGATGGACGATACGGTCGCTCTGGGTATGCGCCGATTGTCGATCATCGACCTGCAAACGGGCGATCAACCGGTTTTTAGCGAGGACCGATCGGTCGTCGTGATGATGAATGGCGAGCTTTATAACTATCGAGAAGTTCGGGCAGAGCTTGAGAAAAAGGGCCACACTTTCACGACGCAGTCCGATACCGAGATCCTGCCGCACCTTTACGAGGAATACGGCGAAGACCTCGTCGATCATCTCAACGGAATGTACGCGTTTTCGCTTTGGGACACGCGAAAGCGAAAACTCATCATTGCCCGTGACCGCTTTGGCGAAAAGCCGCTTTATTACGGCGTTTTCGACGGCAAGCTGATCTACGGATCCGAGCCGAAAGCCTTGCTTGCCCACCCGGCAGTCAAACCCGAACTCAACCTCGACGCTCTTCGCCAGTATCTATCTTACGACTACGTCCCCGCGCCAAACTCGATCTATAAGGGTATCTCGAAACTGCCCGCCGCCCATATTATGGTGGTCGAAAACGGCGAGATCAAAACGCGTAGATATTGGAATATGACCTGGGACAAGAGTCCGACAAACTTCAGTTTGTCGACCGCGAGCTTGGGTTCAGATAGCGTCAAAGGGACGCTTGAGGCCGGATCGACAAACTTAAGTTTGTCGGACAAGGCTCGCGAACTCAAAGACCTCCTCTCTGATGCGGTCCGAATGCGCCTCGTCGCGGACGTTCCGCTCGGCATTTTGCTCTCGGGCGGTATCGATTCGTCCGCCGTTGCGGCATTTGCGGTAGAGCACGCCACCGAGCGAGTCAAGACGTTTTCGATCGGATTCGAAGAAGATTCGTTCGACGAATCGAAATATGCCCGAATGGTGGCCCGGCACCTCAATACCGAGCATTACGAGGAAAAACTGAGTGCGACGACCGCCGGTGATCTCATCGGCGACATCGGTACGTGGCTCGACGAACCGCTCTCTGACGGTTCGCTGATACCGACCTTACTGCTAGCCCAATTTGTCCGCAAGCACGTCACGGTGGCTCTCGGCGGCGACGGCGGCGACGAGATATTTGCGGGGTATCCGATGTATTACGCGCACAAAGTTGCAAAGACATACACGTCGATCCCGCGGTTTCTGCGCGCCGGCCTGATCGAACCGGTCGTGCGGCGTTTGCCGGTATCGACTAAGAATATGTCGTTCGACTACAAAGCAAAGCGTTTTGTCCGCGCGGCAAATCTTGGCTCCGTCGAGCGCCATCATTCTTGGTTCGGTTCGTTTTCGCTCGACGAGCAGCAGCATCTTCTGACCGCCGAAATACTTGGCTCGAGCGACGGCGACATTTATCGCGGCCCGAGGGAAATGCTCGCACTATGCGACGCTGCCGACGAGATCGAGCAGATGCAGTTTCTCGACATCAACTACTATATGGCCGAGGACATCCTGACCAAGGTCGATCGTGCCGCGATGGCGGTCAGTCTTGAGACGCGAGCGCCATTCCTCGACCCGCGTGTCGCACAGTTTGCGGCAACGCTGCCGTTAGATTACAAATTGAATGGTAAAAACGGAAAATTTATATTGAAGCAGTCTGTCGAAAGCCTTTTGCCGCGTGAGATACTCGACCGCCCCAAGAAGGGTTTTGGCATCCCCGTAGCCGAGTGGCTGAAGGGCCGTCTCAATCCGTTAATGCACGATCTGCTGGCACCCGAAAGATTAAAGCTCCAGGGACTTTTCGAGCCTGAGTATGTCGCACGATTGATCCGCGAACACGAGACGGGCCGGGCATCGCATCACAAACAACTCTGGACGCTACTCGTTTTTCAGCTTTGGTACGACAATTTCCTTGCGTAG
- a CDS encoding class I SAM-dependent methyltransferase, protein MTKTPKELAFLRDLYIHDEWTKRFTDLVDKHLDLRDSDNMLYINAGTGFHAMAVEERFGEKTDVFATCENEDILTIARDKAAAISSKVDFSTIRFEDDAFDAVLADATFADPAEIESVIENTARVARTGGDVAFFLPSSGSFGEIFSLLWEAMYNEDLLEYSPTIEQLIGDLPTISHLESLAAAAGMVNVNTESALEAFEFEDGAEFVASPLVSDFLMPAWLSAMEENERERVVARLAQNIDSEEGKLTFRFTIKATLLTGEKG, encoded by the coding sequence ATGACGAAGACACCGAAAGAGCTCGCATTTCTGCGAGATCTGTACATCCACGACGAATGGACAAAGCGATTTACAGATCTGGTAGATAAGCATTTGGACCTGCGTGATTCCGACAATATGCTTTATATCAATGCCGGTACCGGTTTTCACGCTATGGCGGTCGAGGAAAGGTTTGGCGAAAAGACGGACGTTTTCGCAACGTGTGAGAACGAAGACATCCTGACGATCGCCCGAGACAAGGCGGCGGCGATCAGCTCCAAGGTTGATTTTTCGACGATCAGGTTTGAGGATGATGCGTTTGACGCGGTTCTCGCAGACGCCACATTTGCCGACCCTGCCGAGATCGAAAGCGTGATCGAAAATACTGCCCGTGTTGCCCGCACCGGCGGCGACGTTGCCTTTTTCCTGCCGTCATCGGGGAGCTTCGGCGAAATATTTTCGCTTTTGTGGGAAGCGATGTATAACGAGGACCTGCTTGAGTACAGCCCGACAATTGAGCAACTTATCGGTGATCTCCCGACCATTTCGCATCTAGAGTCACTTGCCGCGGCCGCAGGTATGGTCAATGTTAATACCGAATCAGCTCTCGAGGCTTTCGAATTTGAGGATGGAGCAGAGTTTGTCGCTTCGCCGCTGGTGAGTGATTTCCTGATGCCGGCGTGGCTCAGTGCGATGGAAGAAAATGAAAGAGAGCGAGTCGTGGCAAGACTCGCTCAAAATATCGATTCCGAAGAAGGCAAACTGACTTTCCGATTTACGATCAAGGCAACACTGCTGACCGGTGAGAAAGGCTAA
- a CDS encoding glucose 1-dehydrogenase, giving the protein MSKNVRELFDLTGKTAIVTGGSRGIGKEMAEALAEAGANLMLCARRAEWLNETVAEFTAKGFSVDGRTCDVAKPDEVQMVVDETVTRFGTVDILVNNAGISWGAMPEDMPLDQWQKVIDVNLTGCFLFAQAAGRQMLKQKSGSIINIASIAGLTSSANGPFYAGYVASKAGLIGLTRELAASWGRQGIRVNAIAPGFFHSRLADAVIDIYERSIQENNVIPRVGNEGELKGVTVFLASDASSYVTGQTIAVDGGMTV; this is encoded by the coding sequence ATGAGTAAAAATGTAAGAGAACTATTCGACTTGACCGGCAAGACCGCGATCGTGACCGGTGGCTCGCGCGGTATCGGAAAGGAAATGGCCGAGGCTCTCGCCGAAGCCGGAGCTAACTTGATGCTGTGTGCCCGGCGGGCCGAGTGGCTCAATGAGACCGTGGCCGAATTTACGGCAAAGGGATTTTCGGTTGACGGCCGCACCTGCGACGTGGCCAAACCGGATGAGGTCCAGATGGTCGTCGACGAGACCGTCACGCGGTTCGGCACCGTGGATATCCTCGTAAATAACGCGGGTATCTCGTGGGGAGCGATGCCCGAGGATATGCCGCTCGATCAGTGGCAAAAGGTGATCGATGTGAACCTCACCGGCTGCTTTCTGTTCGCGCAGGCCGCAGGCCGCCAGATGCTCAAGCAAAAGAGCGGTTCGATCATAAATATCGCCTCGATCGCCGGACTCACGTCATCGGCAAACGGCCCATTCTATGCGGGTTACGTTGCCAGCAAGGCCGGACTGATCGGCCTCACACGCGAACTGGCCGCAAGCTGGGGCCGACAGGGAATACGAGTGAATGCGATCGCACCCGGATTCTTTCATTCGCGGCTTGCTGACGCCGTCATCGATATCTACGAGCGCTCGATCCAGGAAAATAACGTCATTCCGCGTGTCGGTAATGAGGGTGAACTCAAGGGCGTGACCGTATTTCTCGCCTCCGACGCGTCAAGCTATGTGACGGGACAAACTATCGCCGTTGACGGCGGAATGACGGTTTAG
- a CDS encoding urease accessory protein UreH → MEITPDLTTYSLLFFGFVLGLRHATEADHLAAVSTIVSERKSLFSAALVGGLWGVGHTIALFVVGLIVILLKLQISESVEAKLESVVGLMLVILGVNAVRKILSSKTIHAHTHDHSGHEHKHLHTHADETAEASHHRFSPRSVVVGMIHGLAGSGALMFIILPLIESPVVALAYIVVFGIGSIGGMMLMSFLLGLPFHLTAGRFGALNTGIRWCSGIFSIGLGMFIVYEKLLMA, encoded by the coding sequence ATGGAAATTACACCCGACCTTACGACATATTCACTGCTGTTTTTTGGCTTCGTTCTCGGATTGCGCCACGCGACCGAGGCTGACCATCTGGCGGCTGTTTCGACCATTGTCAGCGAACGTAAGAGCCTGTTTTCAGCGGCTCTCGTCGGCGGCCTCTGGGGTGTCGGGCACACGATCGCACTGTTTGTCGTCGGCCTCATCGTGATCCTGCTAAAACTGCAGATATCCGAATCGGTCGAGGCAAAGCTCGAGTCCGTCGTCGGTCTAATGCTGGTCATTCTCGGCGTTAACGCCGTTCGTAAGATACTTTCGAGCAAGACGATCCACGCTCATACCCACGATCATAGCGGTCACGAGCACAAACACCTTCACACACACGCCGATGAGACTGCCGAGGCGTCACACCATCGTTTCAGTCCGCGATCGGTCGTTGTCGGTATGATCCACGGCCTCGCGGGCAGTGGGGCATTGATGTTCATCATATTGCCGCTGATCGAGTCGCCGGTAGTCGCACTCGCATACATTGTCGTATTCGGCATCGGGTCGATCGGCGGAATGATGTTGATGAGCTTTTTGCTCGGTCTGCCATTTCACTTAACAGCAGGGCGTTTTGGCGCTCTAAACACGGGGATACGCTGGTGCTCAGGCATATTTAGCATCGGA
- a CDS encoding four helix bundle protein translates to MRTHENLEVWKKSVDFVIEIYRSTATFPSDERFGLTSQIRRAAVSIPANIAEGAARTSEKEFLYFLSIAQGSASEVSTEILIAFRLGYVTEDLHRTLTARLDEIGRMISGLRNHLKSKTKLSNLAI, encoded by the coding sequence ATGAGGACGCATGAGAATCTGGAGGTTTGGAAAAAATCAGTTGATTTTGTTATCGAGATTTACCGGTCGACGGCTACATTTCCTTCCGATGAAAGGTTTGGTTTAACTTCACAAATTCGGCGGGCGGCGGTTTCAATACCTGCTAATATTGCGGAAGGTGCAGCTAGAACGTCGGAAAAGGAATTCTTATATTTTCTTTCAATAGCTCAAGGCTCGGCGAGTGAGGTTTCGACGGAAATATTGATCGCGTTTCGACTCGGATATGTTACAGAGGATTTGCACCGAACGCTCACAGCACGACTCGACGAGATAGGACGAATGATTAGCGGGCTTCGCAACCATTTGAAGTCAAAAACCAAATTATCGAACCTAGCAATATGA
- a CDS encoding class I SAM-dependent methyltransferase — MNATLPQEMQQHTYAIMDEVEGSHWWFVGRRSILDSFLKGIVAKIRKPDATLKILDVGCGTGANIEMLSAYGESEGVDVSDDALEFCRKKGLKVQKGLAETLPYDDDAFDLTTALDVVEHLDDDIAGLKEMFRVTRGGGYSLIFVPAFMWLWGVQDDISNHRIRYTRSQIVERLRTAGYEVERATYANWTFFTPILAGRTIMKVTGIKPESENNITISALNGVFGKLFGAERFWLKNFNFPFGVSIVIVAKKPE, encoded by the coding sequence ATGAACGCGACTTTGCCACAAGAAATGCAGCAGCATACATACGCCATAATGGACGAGGTCGAGGGCTCGCATTGGTGGTTTGTGGGTCGGCGCTCGATCCTCGATAGTTTTCTAAAAGGCATCGTAGCTAAGATCCGCAAGCCTGATGCGACACTAAAGATCTTAGACGTTGGTTGCGGGACGGGTGCAAACATTGAAATGCTGTCTGCTTACGGCGAATCCGAGGGCGTAGATGTGTCTGACGATGCTCTCGAATTTTGCCGTAAAAAGGGGCTGAAGGTGCAAAAAGGCCTGGCTGAGACGCTGCCTTACGACGACGATGCGTTCGATCTGACGACTGCACTCGACGTGGTCGAGCACCTTGATGACGATATTGCCGGCCTCAAAGAGATGTTTCGGGTGACTCGTGGCGGCGGTTATTCGCTAATATTTGTGCCGGCATTTATGTGGCTGTGGGGCGTGCAGGACGATATCTCTAATCACCGTATCCGCTACACCAGATCGCAGATCGTCGAGCGTTTGAGAACCGCAGGCTATGAGGTTGAACGTGCGACATATGCAAACTGGACGTTTTTCACGCCGATCCTCGCCGGGCGAACGATAATGAAGGTCACCGGCATCAAGCCCGAATCCGAAAACAATATTACGATCTCTGCCCTGAACGGCGTTTTCGGCAAATTATTCGGAGCCGAACGCTTTTGGCTAAAGAATTTCAACTTTCCGTTCGGTGTTTCGATCGTCATCGTTGCAAAAAAACCGGAATGA
- the pip gene encoding prolyl aminopeptidase — translation MANLYPEIEPFDSGMYIVSDIHTIYYERVGNPNGIPVVFLHGGPGGGLIPMYRQFFDPAVYHVILFDQRGSGQSTPHADLRENTTWDLIADMEKLRAKFGIDKWYVFGGSWGSTLSLAYAVTHPDRCLGLFLRGIFLTRRKELNWFYQYGASEIFPDFWSRYRDEIPEAERGDFIAAYHKRLTSDDEETQLSAARAWSVWEGSTSKLYPDKDLMDHWEGAHEALSLARIECHYFVNNSFFPTENFLIENIEKIRHIPTVIVQGRYDVVCPITSAWDLHLAFPEAELVVVPDAGHSVSEKGIISALVDATDRFKVKH, via the coding sequence ATGGCAAACCTATATCCCGAGATCGAACCTTTTGATTCAGGTATGTATATCGTTTCCGATATTCATACGATCTACTACGAACGCGTTGGAAATCCGAATGGCATTCCCGTCGTGTTTTTGCACGGCGGGCCGGGCGGCGGACTGATACCGATGTATCGGCAATTTTTTGACCCGGCGGTCTATCACGTCATCCTCTTTGACCAACGCGGCTCCGGACAGTCGACGCCGCACGCGGATCTGCGTGAAAACACCACCTGGGACCTAATCGCCGATATGGAGAAATTGCGTGCAAAGTTCGGCATCGACAAGTGGTATGTCTTTGGCGGTTCGTGGGGTAGCACGCTGAGCCTCGCATACGCTGTGACGCATCCGGACCGATGCCTTGGACTGTTTCTACGCGGCATCTTTCTCACCCGCCGCAAAGAGCTCAATTGGTTTTATCAATACGGTGCATCTGAGATATTTCCCGATTTCTGGTCACGCTATCGCGACGAGATCCCGGAGGCCGAACGCGGCGATTTTATCGCGGCCTACCACAAACGCCTGACCAGCGACGACGAAGAGACCCAACTCTCAGCAGCGCGTGCCTGGAGCGTTTGGGAAGGCTCGACCTCAAAGTTGTATCCGGACAAAGATCTGATGGACCACTGGGAAGGCGCCCACGAGGCACTGAGCCTCGCCCGTATCGAGTGTCACTATTTCGTCAATAACTCGTTCTTTCCGACCGAAAACTTTTTGATCGAAAATATCGAAAAGATCCGGCACATCCCGACCGTGATCGTCCAGGGCCGATACGATGTCGTTTGCCCGATCACGTCCGCGTGGGATCTGCATTTAGCGTTTCCTGAGGCCGAATTGGTCGTTGTGCCGGACGCGGGTCATTCCGTATCCGAAAAGGGCATTATTTCCGCACTCGTTGACGCAACCGACCGATTTAAGGTGAAACACTGA
- the thyA gene encoding thymidylate synthase, whose amino-acid sequence MKQYHDLLKHILDNGIRHEDRTGIGTISTFGYQTRFDLRSGFPIVTTKRVPFRWIAEELFWFLSGSTDERGLKARGVDIWAEWATAEQTARFGRQTGDLGPVYGYLWRSFGGEYPQFNGVDQIARLIKEIEKNPNSRRLLVSGWDPRVCDDVALPPCHTLFQFKVENGTTLHCQLYQRSADAFLGVPFNISSYALLTHLVAHVCGLEVGDFVHTFGDLHIYSNHFEQVDQLLAREPLELPRLEIFDADGLRGLEGLLNFTYEHLKLDNYRSHGKIAAPVAV is encoded by the coding sequence ATGAAACAATACCACGACTTGCTAAAGCATATTCTCGACAACGGCATTCGGCACGAAGACCGCACCGGCATCGGCACGATCTCGACGTTTGGTTACCAGACACGGTTTGACTTACGCTCGGGGTTTCCGATCGTGACGACCAAACGTGTGCCGTTTCGCTGGATCGCCGAGGAACTATTTTGGTTTCTAAGCGGTTCGACCGACGAGAGAGGCCTCAAAGCACGCGGCGTGGACATTTGGGCTGAGTGGGCGACAGCAGAGCAAACTGCAAGATTTGGCCGACAGACAGGCGATCTCGGCCCGGTCTATGGTTATTTGTGGCGTTCATTTGGCGGAGAGTATCCGCAGTTCAATGGCGTCGACCAGATCGCACGATTGATAAAGGAAATAGAGAAAAATCCGAATTCGCGGCGGCTGCTGGTCAGCGGTTGGGACCCGCGCGTATGTGACGACGTAGCCCTGCCGCCGTGCCATACGCTGTTTCAATTCAAGGTCGAAAATGGCACAACGCTTCATTGCCAACTCTACCAACGCAGTGCTGACGCCTTTCTCGGCGTACCGTTCAACATTAGCAGTTACGCTCTGCTTACTCACCTCGTAGCTCACGTGTGCGGACTTGAAGTCGGCGATTTCGTTCACACCTTCGGCGACCTGCACATTTACTCAAATCACTTTGAACAAGTGGACCAACTGCTCGCTCGCGAGCCTCTCGAATTGCCTCGATTGGAGATATTTGATGCTGACGGACTGAGGGGTTTGGAGGGATTGCTCAATTTCACATATGAGCATCTGAAACTAGACAACTACCGCTCGCACGGCAAGATCGCGGCCCCGGTAGCTGTCTAA
- a CDS encoding methyltransferase domain-containing protein — translation MKEKLLELLACPTCGGDILLAYASKYDGKEIIDAVLTCKKCDREYKVVRGVPRFVDLSKIEDDKAATAENFGWQWTNFTQEDPKYNDQFLGWLQPVKKEFFKDKVVLEGGCGKGRHTKLAAEWGATEVVGIDLGDGVESAFALTRDLPNAHIVQCDIFKLPLKKTFDYAFSVGVLHHTPDPKRAFISLAGKVKKGGNISAWIYGAENNEWITNYVDPIRTGFTSQISQPLLYQLSKLPTLGVFLTTKLVYRPINAASKPVANKLFYNEYLNHLGSFGWREQHNIVFDHLVAPTAFYISKDDFAGWWKEIATEDVEITWHNENSWCGFGKIGSSK, via the coding sequence ATGAAAGAAAAGTTACTAGAACTGTTAGCGTGTCCGACCTGCGGCGGAGACATTCTGCTCGCTTACGCAAGTAAGTATGATGGTAAAGAGATCATCGACGCGGTACTGACGTGCAAAAAATGTGACCGCGAATACAAGGTCGTTCGCGGCGTCCCGCGTTTTGTCGACCTTTCTAAGATCGAAGACGACAAGGCCGCGACAGCCGAAAACTTTGGCTGGCAGTGGACCAATTTTACGCAAGAAGACCCGAAATACAACGACCAGTTCCTCGGCTGGCTGCAGCCGGTCAAAAAGGAATTTTTCAAAGACAAGGTAGTTCTGGAAGGCGGTTGCGGCAAGGGCCGGCATACCAAACTCGCTGCCGAGTGGGGAGCGACTGAGGTTGTCGGGATCGACCTGGGCGATGGCGTCGAATCGGCCTTTGCTCTGACCCGCGATCTGCCCAACGCACACATCGTGCAGTGTGACATTTTCAAACTGCCGCTAAAAAAGACATTTGATTACGCGTTCAGCGTGGGTGTTCTGCATCATACGCCGGACCCGAAACGGGCGTTTATCTCGCTTGCCGGAAAGGTCAAAAAGGGCGGCAATATCTCGGCCTGGATCTACGGCGCGGAAAATAACGAGTGGATCACGAACTATGTGGACCCGATCCGCACGGGTTTTACTTCGCAGATCAGCCAGCCATTGCTCTATCAATTATCAAAGCTGCCGACACTCGGCGTCTTTCTGACGACCAAACTCGTATATCGTCCGATAAACGCGGCATCCAAACCGGTCGCCAACAAACTCTTTTACAACGAGTATCTCAATCACCTCGGCAGTTTCGGCTGGCGCGAGCAGCACAACATCGTCTTTGACCATCTGGTCGCTCCGACCGCGTTCTACATCTCAAAAGACGATTTTGCCGGATGGTGGAAAGAGATCGCCACCGAGGATGTCGAGATCACCTGGCACAACGAAAATAGTTGGTGTGGTTTTGGGAAAATAGGGAGTAGTAAATAG
- a CDS encoding twin-arginine translocase TatA/TatE family subunit gives MNFGTTEILLIVAVLFLLFGATRLPQLAKSLGQSRKAFKEGMREAEEEEQAEQQKLSSAAPPQINQISDEALMEEMRKRAEAKQA, from the coding sequence ATGAACTTCGGAACAACAGAAATTTTACTGATCGTTGCGGTGCTCTTCCTGCTTTTTGGAGCAACGCGTTTGCCGCAGTTGGCTAAATCACTCGGCCAGTCGCGTAAGGCCTTTAAGGAAGGAATGCGCGAGGCTGAGGAAGAGGAACAGGCCGAACAGCAAAAGCTATCGAGCGCCGCCCCGCCACAGATCAACCAGATCAGCGACGAAGCTCTGATGGAAGAAATGCGTAAGCGTGCTGAGGCCAAGCAGGCGTAA
- a CDS encoding glycosyltransferase family 2 protein, whose product MERNDKQTTTQAPELSLFLPVLDEQDNLRPMHEKIRAALDALGKTAEVIYVDDGSTDNSLKVLREIAASDDRVRVISLRRNYGQTAAMSAGIDAALGEILIPMDADLQNDPADIKRLLDKLDEGYDVVSGWRKDRQDKLISRKIPSKIANKIISWIGDVPLHDYGCSLKAYRRDVIQDVKLYGEMHRFIPIYAAWAGARVTEIPVDHHARTMGKSKYGISRTIKVVFDLITIKFMAEYHTKPIYVFGTFGMLAFFISMLAGIWAVVLKFGYSTSFILTPLPIIAVVMLAISVQFFLMGLLAELLVRTYHESQDKAIYAVREKIGFKN is encoded by the coding sequence ATGGAACGCAACGATAAACAAACCACAACGCAAGCTCCGGAGCTGTCGCTCTTTTTGCCGGTTCTCGATGAACAGGACAATTTGCGGCCGATGCACGAAAAGATCCGAGCGGCTCTCGACGCACTCGGCAAAACGGCCGAGGTCATCTACGTAGATGATGGTTCGACCGATAATTCCTTAAAGGTTTTGCGCGAGATCGCCGCGTCGGACGACCGCGTCCGCGTAATATCGCTTCGCCGCAATTATGGCCAGACGGCCGCTATGTCTGCCGGTATCGACGCTGCACTGGGCGAAATTTTGATCCCGATGGATGCCGATCTCCAAAACGACCCGGCCGATATCAAACGCCTTCTCGACAAGCTCGATGAGGGCTACGATGTCGTATCGGGCTGGCGCAAAGACCGTCAGGATAAGTTGATCTCACGCAAGATACCGTCGAAGATCGCCAACAAGATCATTTCGTGGATCGGCGACGTTCCGCTCCACGACTATGGCTGTTCGCTCAAGGCATATCGCCGCGACGTCATCCAGGACGTCAAACTCTACGGCGAGATGCATCGCTTTATCCCGATCTACGCCGCGTGGGCAGGTGCCCGCGTTACCGAAATTCCGGTCGATCATCACGCGCGTACGATGGGCAAATCGAAGTACGGCATCTCGCGGACGATAAAGGTTGTTTTCGACCTGATCACCATCAAGTTTATGGCCGAGTACCACACGAAGCCGATCTATGTTTTCGGCACGTTTGGAATGCTCGCATTTTTTATCTCGATGCTGGCGGGAATTTGGGCCGTGGTGCTGAAATTCGGTTACAGTACATCATTCATACTTACGCCGCTGCCGATAATCGCAGTCGTGATGCTCGCGATCTCGGTTCAGTTTTTCCTTATGGGACTGCTGGCCGAACTGCTCGTTCGTACCTATCACGAGTCGCAGGACAAGGCGATCTACGCGGTGCGGGAGAAAATAGGATTTAAGAATTGA
- a CDS encoding copper homeostasis protein CutC: MTPSIKVEICVDSVESAVAAQAGGADRVELCSNLLDGGTTPSAGAIEVARRLLAIKLHVIIRPRGGDFLYSENEFEVMRRDIATAKRLGVDGVVVGILDVNGDIDTVRTRELIALARPMTVTFHRAFDVCRDPLAAIDQLVEIGIDRILTSGQEATALEGIDLLADIVQHAGDRITIMACGNLNERNIAKVITASGVSEVHFTAFGEVVSEMIHRNERVVMGGALRSPEYSRAVTDTDKVRGAISSILTDCTFRPKSVN; the protein is encoded by the coding sequence ATGACTCCATCCATAAAAGTTGAGATCTGTGTCGATTCGGTCGAGTCGGCGGTTGCCGCTCAGGCGGGCGGTGCTGACCGCGTCGAACTCTGCAGCAACCTTTTGGACGGCGGAACGACGCCGAGTGCGGGTGCGATCGAGGTCGCACGACGTTTGCTCGCCATTAAGCTCCACGTAATTATCCGCCCACGCGGCGGCGATTTTCTATATTCTGAAAATGAGTTTGAAGTAATGCGGCGTGATATCGCTACGGCGAAAAGACTAGGAGTTGACGGAGTTGTGGTCGGCATCCTCGACGTCAACGGCGATATCGACACGGTCCGCACCCGTGAACTTATCGCTCTCGCCCGCCCGATGACCGTTACGTTTCACCGTGCTTTCGACGTTTGCCGTGATCCGCTTGCGGCCATCGATCAGCTTGTCGAGATCGGCATCGACCGCATACTCACCTCCGGCCAGGAGGCAACCGCACTTGAGGGGATCGATCTGCTTGCCGATATCGTGCAACACGCCGGCGATAGGATCACGATAATGGCTTGCGGCAATCTCAACGAGCGAAATATCGCCAAGGTCATCACCGCGAGCGGTGTCAGCGAGGTGCATTTCACCGCCTTTGGCGAGGTCGTGAGCGAAATGATACACCGTAACGAACGCGTCGTTATGGGCGGAGCTCTTCGTTCGCCGGAATATTCACGAGCCGTTACCGATACCGACAAGGTCCGCGGGGCAATAAGCTCGATTCTCACTGACTGCACTTTTCGCCCGAAAAGTGTAAATTAA